One segment of Capnocytophaga sp. oral taxon 878 DNA contains the following:
- a CDS encoding helix-turn-helix domain-containing protein, with amino-acid sequence MEVVVIEKSVFEQIQKDVQQLNNSLQVIMDTYRGIWQKEKWLDSQEVCLLLGISKRTLQYYKDQKLLPFSCIHRKNYFKRSDVEQLLTSNHQTR; translated from the coding sequence ATGGAAGTAGTAGTTATAGAAAAATCTGTTTTTGAACAGATACAAAAAGACGTACAGCAACTCAACAATTCTCTGCAAGTGATAATGGATACTTATAGGGGGATTTGGCAAAAAGAAAAGTGGTTAGACTCTCAGGAGGTTTGTCTGCTTCTGGGTATTAGTAAGCGTACCTTGCAGTATTATAAAGACCAAAAACTCTTGCCTTTCTCGTGCATCCACCGCAAGAACTATTTTAAGCGTAGTGATGTAGAACAGCTTTTAACCTCTAACCATCAAACCCGATGA
- a CDS encoding helix-turn-helix domain-containing protein has protein sequence MNLLTETHQELSSYLSQLENLKQQMDFILKNFRPVFDGEVFLSGKEVCELLHITKRTLQQYRDDGLFPYIQIGGKILFKQSDILKILEANYKK, from the coding sequence ATGAACTTACTCACAGAAACACACCAGGAACTAAGCTCTTACCTTAGTCAGCTTGAAAACCTTAAACAGCAAATGGACTTTATCCTTAAAAACTTCCGCCCTGTATTTGACGGCGAGGTATTTCTATCAGGAAAGGAGGTCTGTGAGCTGCTGCATATCACCAAAAGAACCCTACAGCAATACCGTGATGATGGGCTCTTTCCTTATATCCAAATTGGTGGTAAAATTCTCTTTAAACAAAGTGATATTCTAAAGATTTTGGAGGCTAACTATAAGAAATAG